In a genomic window of Methanosarcina horonobensis HB-1 = JCM 15518:
- the carB gene encoding carbamoyl-phosphate synthase large subunit has protein sequence MPKREDIKKVLLIGSGPITIGQAAEFDFSGSQACRSLKEEGVQVVLVNSNPATIMTDPEMADSVYIEPLDARIIEKIIEKERPDGIIAGIGGQTGLNITSELAEMGVFEKYGVQILGTPVEAIKNTEDRELFKETMLRIGEKVPLSRAVHSLKEAEEVVGELGLPLIIRPAYTLGGAGGGIARTKEELLEITERGLRRSRINQVLIEESVLGWAEVEYEVMRDANDTCIVICNMENIDPMGVHTGESAVVAPSQTLSDAEHQMLRSASIKIIRALKIEGGCNIQYALKEGDYRIVEVNPRVSRSSALASKATGYPIARVTAKIAIGMTLDEIINNVTKSTPASFEPALDYVITKIPRWPFDKFTTADKTLTTAMKSTGEIMAIGRTIEESLLKAFKSLDIDNQLGIKRWDEPEIKTLLKTPTSERLFVIFHALERGMSVKEISELTSINPFFISKIKKIVEMEKRIRTEELTPEFLREIKRMGFPDSRIAELTGKTREQISDLRHEAGILATFKMVDTCAAEFQAATPYYYSTYEDTCETNSTDRKKILILGAGPIRIGQGIEFDYCTVHAVTALREEGIETHIINNNPETVSTDFDTSDKLFFEPLTMEYVMNVIERERPDGVLVQFGGQTSVNLALPLKKELKRRTDLDTVIMGTDPEDMDLAEDREKFYLLMQKLGVPQPEGGYATSQQEAIEVAQRIGFPVLVRPSYVLGGRAMEIVYDEIDLERYMKEAVRVSPEHPILIDDFLEGACEIDVDAVCDRKDVLIGAIMEHIEEAGVHSGDSACVIPPQSLSPEVLDQVRDYTRKIALGLRVKGLINIQMAEKGGKVFVLEANPRSSRTIPFVSKAVGLPLAKIAAKVIAGHSLKELGYTDEPKPKHVSIKEVLLPFDKLPGADPVLGPEMKSTGEVMGVDYDFGRAYYKAELAADNLLPLTGKVFLSIRNVDKPELVEAARKLQAAGLELMGTKGTVNYLAQHGIFMDTVKKVHDGSPNVIDMMRRDEVDLIINTPTSKMSRRDGYRIRRAAVDFKVPYITTIQAAVAAADAIETMKKGQDLTIKSINEYHKEMEQESKIDLVKTGKSEYSEVNSKQD, from the coding sequence ATGCCGAAACGTGAAGACATAAAAAAGGTTTTGCTTATAGGTTCGGGACCGATCACAATCGGACAGGCTGCCGAGTTTGACTTCTCAGGAAGCCAGGCATGCAGGTCCTTAAAAGAAGAAGGTGTGCAGGTTGTGCTTGTAAACTCAAACCCTGCAACCATTATGACCGACCCAGAAATGGCTGATTCGGTCTATATCGAGCCCCTCGATGCAAGGATTATTGAAAAAATCATTGAAAAAGAACGTCCTGACGGGATAATTGCAGGCATTGGAGGCCAGACAGGTCTTAACATTACCAGCGAACTTGCAGAAATGGGCGTTTTTGAAAAATACGGTGTCCAGATCCTTGGAACCCCTGTTGAAGCCATCAAAAATACGGAAGATAGGGAACTCTTCAAGGAAACCATGCTCAGGATAGGGGAAAAGGTGCCTTTGAGCAGGGCAGTCCATTCCTTAAAAGAAGCCGAAGAGGTTGTTGGAGAACTCGGCCTCCCCCTTATTATCCGTCCGGCTTACACCCTTGGTGGGGCTGGCGGAGGAATTGCCCGCACAAAAGAAGAACTCCTTGAGATCACGGAACGCGGGCTCAGGCGCAGTCGCATCAACCAGGTACTCATAGAAGAAAGCGTACTCGGGTGGGCAGAGGTTGAGTACGAGGTCATGAGGGATGCAAATGACACCTGCATTGTGATCTGTAACATGGAAAACATAGACCCTATGGGCGTGCACACAGGAGAATCGGCAGTCGTTGCCCCATCTCAGACCCTTTCAGACGCAGAGCACCAGATGCTCAGGAGCGCCTCTATTAAGATCATTCGCGCCCTCAAGATAGAGGGTGGGTGTAACATCCAGTACGCCTTAAAAGAAGGCGACTACCGCATTGTTGAGGTAAACCCGAGGGTTTCCAGGTCTTCAGCCCTTGCATCCAAAGCAACAGGTTACCCGATAGCCCGCGTAACTGCAAAGATTGCAATCGGGATGACCCTTGACGAAATTATAAATAATGTTACCAAGAGCACACCTGCCTCTTTTGAACCAGCTCTTGACTACGTGATTACAAAGATCCCCAGGTGGCCTTTTGACAAGTTTACCACTGCAGACAAAACCCTGACCACAGCCATGAAAAGCACGGGAGAAATCATGGCAATAGGCAGGACAATTGAAGAGTCTCTCCTGAAGGCTTTTAAGTCTCTCGATATCGATAACCAGCTAGGGATAAAACGCTGGGACGAACCCGAGATTAAAACACTTCTCAAGACCCCCACAAGCGAACGCCTTTTTGTTATCTTCCATGCGCTTGAGAGGGGGATGTCTGTAAAGGAAATTTCCGAACTCACAAGCATCAACCCCTTCTTCATCTCAAAGATAAAGAAGATCGTTGAGATGGAAAAGCGCATCAGGACAGAAGAACTGACCCCTGAGTTCCTGCGTGAAATAAAGAGGATGGGCTTCCCTGACAGCCGCATTGCAGAACTGACCGGTAAAACAAGGGAGCAGATAAGTGACCTCAGGCACGAAGCAGGAATTCTTGCCACCTTCAAGATGGTGGACACCTGTGCAGCCGAGTTCCAGGCAGCAACTCCTTATTACTATTCTACTTACGAAGATACCTGCGAGACAAACTCTACAGACAGGAAGAAAATCCTCATCCTCGGTGCAGGGCCTATCAGGATAGGGCAGGGTATTGAGTTCGACTACTGTACCGTCCATGCAGTAACCGCACTCAGGGAAGAGGGCATAGAGACACATATCATTAACAATAACCCTGAAACCGTGTCAACTGACTTTGACACATCGGACAAGCTCTTTTTTGAACCCCTCACAATGGAGTACGTGATGAACGTAATCGAACGTGAGAGGCCTGATGGTGTTCTTGTGCAGTTCGGAGGGCAGACCTCGGTCAACCTTGCACTTCCCCTGAAAAAGGAGTTAAAGCGCAGGACAGACCTTGATACCGTGATTATGGGCACTGATCCCGAAGACATGGATCTTGCAGAAGATAGGGAAAAGTTCTACCTCCTTATGCAGAAACTCGGCGTCCCCCAGCCTGAAGGAGGGTATGCAACTTCACAGCAGGAAGCAATTGAGGTTGCACAGAGAATCGGGTTCCCTGTACTTGTGCGCCCTTCCTATGTACTCGGCGGCAGGGCAATGGAAATTGTTTATGATGAAATTGACCTCGAACGCTACATGAAAGAGGCAGTAAGGGTTTCTCCCGAACACCCAATCCTTATTGACGACTTCCTTGAAGGAGCCTGCGAAATCGATGTGGATGCGGTCTGCGACCGGAAAGATGTGCTTATCGGTGCAATCATGGAGCACATTGAAGAAGCCGGCGTCCACTCAGGAGACTCAGCCTGTGTAATTCCGCCTCAGTCGCTCTCCCCTGAAGTTCTTGACCAGGTAAGGGACTATACCCGTAAGATTGCACTCGGCCTGAGGGTCAAAGGGCTGATTAACATCCAGATGGCAGAAAAAGGCGGAAAGGTCTTTGTGCTCGAAGCAAACCCGCGTTCAAGCAGGACAATTCCTTTCGTCTCAAAAGCTGTCGGCCTCCCTCTTGCAAAGATCGCAGCCAAAGTGATTGCAGGGCACAGCTTAAAGGAGCTTGGCTATACGGACGAGCCAAAGCCAAAACATGTTTCGATCAAAGAAGTCCTCCTGCCCTTTGACAAGCTTCCCGGAGCAGACCCTGTCCTCGGACCCGAAATGAAGAGTACGGGAGAGGTCATGGGTGTTGATTACGACTTCGGAAGGGCATACTATAAGGCAGAACTTGCAGCTGACAACCTCCTGCCCCTTACAGGCAAGGTCTTCCTGTCAATCAGGAATGTTGACAAGCCCGAACTTGTGGAAGCCGCCAGGAAATTGCAGGCAGCAGGCCTTGAACTCATGGGTACAAAGGGAACCGTGAACTACCTTGCACAGCACGGTATCTTCATGGACACGGTTAAGAAGGTGCACGACGGAAGCCCGAACGTTATCGATATGATGCGCAGGGACGAAGTCGACCTCATTATTAACACTCCCACAAGCAAGATGTCACGCAGGGACGGCTACAGGATAAGGCGTGCAGCTGTCGACTTCAAGGTCCCCTACATCACCACGATCCAGGCAGCAGTTGCAGCGGCTGATGCTATTGAGACCATGAAGAAAGGACAGGACCTTACAATCAAATCCATCAACGAGTACCACAAAGAGATGGAGCAGGAAAGCAAGATCGATCTGGTAAAGACAGG